The proteins below are encoded in one region of Engystomops pustulosus chromosome 8, aEngPut4.maternal, whole genome shotgun sequence:
- the LOC140076264 gene encoding guanylate-binding protein 5-like produces the protein MAPISKLLKPLCLIENAGDKSLSVNEEAKMILENISQPLVVVSIVGPYRSGKSYLLNKLSGDSEGGFSVGHTLSANTKGIWMRCVPHPIRTGHILVLLDTEGVGDVGKASRENDCMILSLAMLMSSAVIYNSKTAIDQDAVKKLSAMTEIHQIITQFAAKQDGEDLQMGGDDPVLPLLVWTLRDATLRLEINGHPVTADEYLENSLQAITRVKTPRTQEQNKAREKIRRVFPNRRCFVFDVPASDKEILSRMDQEPEEKLQSRFVEETKNFCQFILEEVPPKRLTGAMAINGSRFALLLQSYLDVVKMQDISFLENSVTSMFTNENKKAIKKSIEVYEEKMFSQHVSCHQEFQQIHEAAVEEATEAFKKLHIKHDKSLEEYLDELQTDLLMKKDEIWKSCEGSSLQRCNDIIRDLRSKLDQNLKENKYHIAGGHEAFISDKESIIQEYSQRPDKGVKAEDVLQGFLRSLEPLEKLILEVDQQQVDQAAKPKVHQVTNRSDVTQLAQYIRGYQMPPGSFTHILIQLFGFAGHGKSSFVNSCLFALGGDKFNDYAGEATSMGGKTIDRRGYKLTENITIVDNRGFTNMSSAQEWEIYAQLCNCVPLNNIVLWEKSLEERVSLVTRRLQEEATEVIVPVLIYSSQQTLNGEERENIREFLTQAQNLTRIKPFIVLTQSQRVNRSSLKDTFSGMGMENIYHLENYLLSDHFPMRRKHLDILTVLCDILESVTYYMSCNSNPRNQRQHWTSFLLKKAGTIL, from the exons ATGGCTCCAATTTCTAAGCTGCTTAAACCTCTGTGTCTGATTGAGAATGCTGGAGACAAAAGTTTATCTGTTAATGAAGAAGCCAAGATGATTCTGGAGAACATCTCACAGCCTCTGGTCGTGGTGTCCATCGTAGGACCTTACCGGTCTGGGAAATCCTATCTGCTGAATAAACTTTCTGGAGACTCAGAAG GTGGCTTCTCTGTAGGACATACATTAAGTGCAAACACAAAAGGCATCTGGATGCGATGTGTCCCTCACCCTATAAGGACCGGTCACATCCTCGTCTTACTGGACACAGAAGGTGTTGGGGATGTAGGAAAG GCCAGCCGGGAgaatgactgtatgatcctgtcCCTGGCCATGCTCATGAGCAGCGCTGTCATCTATAATAGTAAGACGGCTATAGACCAGGACGCTGTGAAGAAGCTGTC CGCCATGACGGAGATCCACCAGATCATCACACAGTTTGCTGCCAAACAGGACGGAGAAGATTTGCAGATGGGCGGTGATGACCCCGTGCTGCCGCTCTTAGTCTGGACTCTACGAGACGCCACTCTCAGACTAGAGATAAATGGTCACCCGGTTACTGCCGATGAGTACCTGGAAAACTCCCTGCAGGCTATAACAC GTGTAAAGACACCAAGGACACAGGAGCAGAATAAAGCCCGAGAGAAAATCCGGAGAGTTTTTCCAAATAGAAGATGCTTTGTTTTTGATGTTCCGGCATCAGACAAGGAAATCCTGAGCAGGATGGACCAAGAGCCTGAGGAGAAGCTTCAATCCAGATTTGTAGAGGAGACTAAGAACTTCTGCCAGTTTATCCTAGAGGAGGTTCCACCCAAAAGACTTACTGGAGCAATGGCCATCAATGGATCTA GATTTGCATTACTTCTCCAATCGTACCTTGATGTTGTCAAAATGCAGGATATAAGTTTTCTAGAAAATTCTGTAACAAGCATGTTCACCAATGAAAACAAGAAGGCGATAAAAAAATCCATTGAGGTTTACGAAGAGAAGATGTTTTCCCAACATGTGAGCTGCCACCAGGAATTCCAGCAGATCCACGAGGCTGCAGTAGAGGAGGCCACGGAAGCATTCAAGAAGCTGCACATAAAGCATGACAAGAGTCTGGAGGAATATCTGGATGAGCTGCAG ACGGACTTACTGATGAAAAAAGACGAAATCTGGAAATCTTGTGAAGGATCTTCCCTGCAGAGATGTAATGACATCATAAGAGACCTGAGGAGTAAACTGGACCAAAACCTCAAGGAGAACAAGTATCACATCGCGGGAGGACACGAGGCATTTATTAGCGACAAGGAGTCAATAATACAGGAATACAGCCAGAGACCAGACAAAGGGGTGAAG GCTGAAGATGTCCTTCAAGGCTTTTTGCGATCATTGGAACCtttagaaaagttgattttagaagttgaCCAACAACAAGTTGACCAAG CTGCCAAGCCCAAGGTCCACCAAGTCACTAATCgatctgatgtcacacagctcgCACAGTATATACGGGGCTACCAGATGCCTCCTGGTTCCTTCACTCATATTCTCATCCAGCTCTTTGGTTTTGCCGGCCACGGGAAGTCCTCCTTCGTAAATTCCTGCCTGTTTGCCTTGGGTGGCGACAAATTCAATGACTATGCAGGGGAGGCTACATCCATGGGTGGCAAGACCATAGACCGAAGAGGATACAAGCTCACAGAGAATATCACAATTGTGGACAACCGAGGCTTCACTAACATGAGTTCTGCTCAGGAATGGGAAATTTACGCTCAACTCT GTAATTGTGTGCCCCTGAATAACATTGTGCTGTGGGAGAAGAGCTTAGAGGAACGTGTCAGCCTGGTGACCAGAAGATTACAGGAAGAGGCCACCGAGGTCATTGTGCCCGTTCTGATTTACAG TTCACAGCAAACCCTCAATGGTGAAGAGCGGGAGAACATCAGGGAATTCCTGACACAAGCCCAAAATCTCACCA GGATCAAACCCTTCATCGTCCTAACCCAGAGCCAGAGGGTGAACAGATCTTCCTTGAAGGACACATTTTCGGGAATGGGAATGGagaacatctaccacctggaGAACTATCTCCTTTCAGATCATTTTCCTATGCGGAGAAAGCACCTGGACATCCTGACCGTTCTGTGTGACATCCTGGAATCCGTCACTTACTACATGAGCTGCAATTCTAATCCTCGAAACCAGCGACAGCATTGGACAAGTTTCCTTTTGAAAAAAGCGGGAACAATCCTATAG